In the genome of Vanacampus margaritifer isolate UIUO_Vmar chromosome 1, RoL_Vmar_1.0, whole genome shotgun sequence, one region contains:
- the LOC144058835 gene encoding receptor-type tyrosine-protein phosphatase V-like isoform X2 encodes MRVQTASRAQILREFESTCQALSASDNRGFMQEFEELKDVGKDLPSKTADMEANREKNRYPYILPYDHCRVRLSIQNFPNSDYINANFVPGGGSERDFICTQAPLRHTTEDFWRMVWEQNVRTVVMVTALRDRDMVLCDEYWSLEPGTVYHGPFQVTTMIRKQGPDYFTSAINLRQRDCPTDRIITHYHYPSWPDRGVPRDPSSLCAFTDHVRQHLQAMPRLGPTVVHCSAGVGRSGTFVALLWLMQLCVRGVRPNVRAAVADLRLHRMAMVQTPVNPQGKKNDGLDLSLTVAEGAVHICSPLSAILAEWWQVVLLNPLGEHEPRVEEAKSPS; translated from the exons ATGAG AGTGCAGACGGCCTCAAGAGCTCAGATCCTGCGTGAGTTTGAATCTACATGTCAGGCGCTCTCTGCTTCTGACAACAGAGGCTTTATGCAGGAATTTGAG GAGCTGAAGGATGTCGGTAAAGATCTTCCAAGCAAGACGGCGGACATGGAGGCTAACAGAGAAAAGAACCGATATCCATACATCTTGCCAT ATGACCACTGCCGCGTCAGGTTGTCCATTCAAAACTTTCCCAACAGCGACTACATCAACGCCAATTTTGTACCT GGCGGAGGTTCCGAGAGAGACTTCATCTGCACCCAAGCCCCCTTGCGTCACACCACAGAAGATTTCTGGAGGATGGTGTGGGAGCAGAACGTCAGGACGGTTGTCATGGTGACGGCGCTGAGAGACCGGGACATG GTTCTATGTGACGAGTATTGGTCTCTGGAGCCAGGAACGGTTTATCACGGACCTTTCCAAGTGACAACAATGATTCGGAAACAAGGCCCAGACTATTTCACGTCGGCCATTAACCTCAGGCAG AGAGACTGTCCAACGGATCGCATCATCACGCACTACCACTATCCATCCTGGCCGGACCGGGGCGTCCCCAGGGACCCGTCCTCCCTCTGCGCCTTTACGGATCACGTGCGGCAGCATTTGCAAGCCATGCCGCGTTTGGGGCCGACCGTCGTGCACTGCAG TGCAGGTGTAGGTCGATCGGGGACTTTCGTGGCGCTGCTGTGGCTGATGCAGCTGTGCGTGAGGGGCGTCCGGCCCAATGTACGAGCTGCTGTGGCTGACTTACGACTGCATCGAATGGCGATGGTTCAGACGCCGGTAAACCCACAGGGGAAGAAAAATGATGGTCTGGATTTGAGTCTGACAGTGGCTGAAG GAGCAGTACATATTTGTTCACCGCTGTCTGCTATACTGGCTGAGTGGTGGCAAGTCGTCTTG CTTAACCCACTTGGAGAACACGAACCGAGAGTTGAGGAGGCGAAATCGCCATCATAG
- the LOC144058826 gene encoding transcriptional regulator QRICH1-like — MNNSLDGTNSYEELVRQKARSIPQHRMKEFLESLASKGADALQEFSQQSEDVTTTTATMVYQQEANCIYTDSAEVAGSLLELACPVQVQVQPQQIQESTQQNVQPTDDPQIVQVQIGEQTSQMLGQVLQVPAGSHQQLQGVTTAQLIQPGDLTEEQHQQLQAQLVAAVAGGQQIQIQTVGALSPTQQHDGVERRALGGAGVLQPAKKRKVDMPITVSYALPGQQVATVLAIPQGQGQQQSYVSLRPDLLTVDSSHLYSATGTITSPTGETWTIPVYSAPAGAGGREQVTHIAIPQEAYGTVQVTGANATTVTAMSAQVTVENDKSKNSSSQSQTAQAVSSITSTGGIGGQEEVVHTLAANTLFPAQLMNGNIHIPVAVQGYSNTTQSLIWDPQQQVLHAQGLTGQDGQQIQAQTVVAEVDGQSQQQVQVQELLLPATLKPEEGLEVWCAWAQRKNAEMDKSDQHKLAPIGRRQALRFQEDLVSCAVAELCMGLSLMTAEARGLEGEPYEADVLYYVFLCIQKYLFDNGRVDDIFSDQYYTRFAQSLHQILQPWSPSIHPLGYLLPSHVTEEMLWECKQLGAHSPSTLLTTLMFFNTKYFHLKTIDQHLKVAFSKVLRHTRKSPNNPKDKSTSIRYLKATERFIGQKVTDDMYSEQLEDPENPLRCPIKLYDFYLFKCPQSAKGRNDTFYLTPEPVVAPNSPIWYSTQPIPKEELEQMLTRILVIREIQETINMSESVH, encoded by the exons ATGAATAATTCCCTGGATGGCACAAACTCCTACGAGGAGCTGGTGCGTCAAAAAGCTCGGAGCATCCCCCAGCATCGTATGAAGGAGTTCCTCGAGTCCTTGGCCAGTAAGGGTGCAGACGCACTGCAGGAGTTCAGCCAGCAAAGTGAAGATGTTACAACCACCACCGCAACGATGGTGTACCAGCAAGAGGCAAATTGCATCTACACAGACAGCGCTGAAGTGGCAGGCTCCCTTCTGGAACTCGCCTGTCCG GTTCAGGTGCAAGTTCAGCCGCAGCAGATCCAAGAGTCAACTCAACAAAATGTCCAGCCGACTGACGATCCACAGATTGTACAG GTGCAGATTGGCGAGCAGACAAGTCAGATGCTGGGTCAGGTCCTCCAAGTGCCCGCTGGCTCCCATCAGCAGCTACAAGGTGTGACGACAGCGCAGCTAATTCAGCCAGGAGATCTCACTGAGGAGCAGCACCAACAA CTCCAAGCCCAGTTGGTGGCGGCTGTTGCCGGAGGCCAACAGATCCAAATTCAAACAGTGGGGGCCCTCTCCCCCACTCAGCAACACGATGGCGTCGAGAGGAGGGCCCTGGGAGGCGCAGGCGTCCTCCAGCCTGCCAAGAAACGCAAGGTGGACATGCCCATCACTGTGTCTTATGCCCTACCTGGTCAGCAGGTGGCGACGGTCCTCGCCATCCCACAAGGGCAGGGTCAACAGCAGAGTTACGTCTCCCTGCGGCCAGACCTCCTAACGGTGGACAGCTCGCACCTCTACAGTGCTACGGGCACCATCACCAGTCCCACGGGGGAGACCTGGACCATTCCCGTCTATTCCGCTCCCGCGGGGGCCGGAGGTCGGGAGCAGGTCACGCACATTGCTATCCCCCAGGAAGCCTATGGGACCGTGCAGGTCACCGGGGCCAACGCTACAACCGTGACCGCCATGTCGGCACAAGTCACCGTCGAAAACGACAAGTCGAAAAACTCTTCCAGCCAAAGTCAGACAGCTCAGGCGGTTTCCAGCATAACGAGCACCGGCGGAATTGGGGGGCAAGAGGAAGTGGTGCACACGTTGGCGGCCAACACGCTCTTCCCTGCTCAGCTGATGAATGGAAATATTCACATCCCAGTAGCGGTGCAGGGCTACTCCAACACTACGCAGTCCCTCATCTGGGACCCACAGCAGCAGGTGCTGCACGCACAGGGACTAACAGGCCAGGATGGACAACAGATACAG GCTCAGACAGTGGTTGCAGAGGTGGACGGACAAAGCCAGCAGCAAGTGCAAGTTCAGGAGCTTCTGCTTCCCGCCACTCTCAAGCCAGAGGAGGGCCTGGAGGTGTGGTGTGCTTGGGCTCAGCGCAAAAACGCAGAGATGGACAAATCTGATCAACATAAACTGGCTCCAATTGGCC GGCGGCAGGCGCTGCGATTCCAGGAAGATTTGGTGTCGTGCGCTGTCGCCGAACTCTGCATGGGTCTGTCGCTAATGACCGCAGAGGCCCGCGGCCTGGAAGGAGAGCCCTATGAAGCCGACGTCCTTTACTACGTGTTTCTGTGCATACAAAAG TATCTGTTTGATAACGGTCGCGTGGATGACATCTTTTCAGACCAGTACTACACTCGCTTTGCTCAAAGCTTGCACCAGATTCTCCAACCATGGTCGCCGTCTATTCATCCGCTCG GCTATTTACTCCCCAGTCATGTGACAGAGGAGATGTTGTGGGAATGTAAACAACTTGGGGCTCACTCCCCATCGACATTGCTTACAACGTTGATGTTCTTCAACACAAA gtatTTCCATTTGAAGACAATTGATCAGCATCTAAAAGTTGCCTTTTCCAAAGTGCTAAGACACACCAGGAAGAGTCCGAATAATCCCAAAGACAAAAGCACCAGCATCCGATACCTGAAAGCAACGGAAAGGTTCATTGGACAGAAAG TCACAGATGACATGTACTCGGAGCAGCTCGAGGACCCGGAAAATCCTCTGCGATGCCCCATCAAGCTCTATGATTTCTACCTCTTCAAATG TCCGCAGAGCGCCAAAGGACGCAACGACACCTTCTACCTGACGCCGGAGCCCGTCGTGGCTCCAAACAGCCCCATCTGGTACTCCACTCAGCCCATCCCAAAAGAGGAGTTGGAGCAGATGCTGACCCGCATCCTGGTCATACGCGAAATCCAAGAAACCATCAACATGTCGGAGAGCGTGCACTAA
- the LOC144058835 gene encoding receptor-type tyrosine-protein phosphatase V-like isoform X1: MRVQTASRAQILREFESTCQALSASDNRGFMQEFEELKDVGKDLPSKTADMEANREKNRYPYILPYDHCRVRLSIQNFPNSDYINANFVPGGGSERDFICTQAPLRHTTEDFWRMVWEQNVRTVVMVTALRDRDMVLCDEYWSLEPGTVYHGPFQVTTMIRKQGPDYFTSAINLRQRDCPTDRIITHYHYPSWPDRGVPRDPSSLCAFTDHVRQHLQAMPRLGPTVVHCSAGVGRSGTFVALLWLMQLCVRGVRPNVRAAVADLRLHRMAMVQTPEQYIFVHRCLLYWLSGGKSSCLTHLENTNRELRRRNRHHRREHSSGQAESALQQILQPGKLLRRMLPSSSQLNPQGLRTGP; the protein is encoded by the exons ATGAG AGTGCAGACGGCCTCAAGAGCTCAGATCCTGCGTGAGTTTGAATCTACATGTCAGGCGCTCTCTGCTTCTGACAACAGAGGCTTTATGCAGGAATTTGAG GAGCTGAAGGATGTCGGTAAAGATCTTCCAAGCAAGACGGCGGACATGGAGGCTAACAGAGAAAAGAACCGATATCCATACATCTTGCCAT ATGACCACTGCCGCGTCAGGTTGTCCATTCAAAACTTTCCCAACAGCGACTACATCAACGCCAATTTTGTACCT GGCGGAGGTTCCGAGAGAGACTTCATCTGCACCCAAGCCCCCTTGCGTCACACCACAGAAGATTTCTGGAGGATGGTGTGGGAGCAGAACGTCAGGACGGTTGTCATGGTGACGGCGCTGAGAGACCGGGACATG GTTCTATGTGACGAGTATTGGTCTCTGGAGCCAGGAACGGTTTATCACGGACCTTTCCAAGTGACAACAATGATTCGGAAACAAGGCCCAGACTATTTCACGTCGGCCATTAACCTCAGGCAG AGAGACTGTCCAACGGATCGCATCATCACGCACTACCACTATCCATCCTGGCCGGACCGGGGCGTCCCCAGGGACCCGTCCTCCCTCTGCGCCTTTACGGATCACGTGCGGCAGCATTTGCAAGCCATGCCGCGTTTGGGGCCGACCGTCGTGCACTGCAG TGCAGGTGTAGGTCGATCGGGGACTTTCGTGGCGCTGCTGTGGCTGATGCAGCTGTGCGTGAGGGGCGTCCGGCCCAATGTACGAGCTGCTGTGGCTGACTTACGACTGCATCGAATGGCGATGGTTCAGACGCCG GAGCAGTACATATTTGTTCACCGCTGTCTGCTATACTGGCTGAGTGGTGGCAAGTCGTCTTG CTTAACCCACTTGGAGAACACGAACCGAGAGTTGAGGAGGCGAAATCGCCATCATAGACGGGAACATTCGTCGGGCCAAGCAGAGAGCGCATTGCAGCAGATCTTGCAACCCGGGAAGCTGCTGCGGAGGATGCTGCCCTCGTCATCACAGCTCAATCCACAGGGCCTACGTACGGGGCCATGA
- the LOC144052613 gene encoding uncharacterized protein LOC144052613, with amino-acid sequence MLATTKVKYKEELCGAQEENERLRQLMDAFCKQPRVVLNRADVSEKYLCPERQEPEFPGVKEEEDLEPLEVKEEEQPQPPNIKKEERLPPYIKEEEHFTELPVTGVHLTSEDKCQYEENKGAESPSSNSGQQTTEDDEDHRGGSQADSMLARISDGEDTLHSPQTDDYEESDGDVTCHAASTWCKCCQCGKTFGCQSLLRRHMVSHTGDKPFACSVCGQNFAQKGYLKIHTRTHTGEKPFACSVCGQKFAQKGNLKLHTRIHTGEKPFACSVCGQTFAQKGNLKLHTRIHTGEKPFACSVCGQIFAHKLSLKIHTRTHTGEKPFTCSVCGQTFAQKGDLKIHSRIHTGEKPFTCSVCGQTFAQKGYLKKHTRNHTGEKPFACSVCGQNFARKGNLKLHMRTHTGDKPFACSVCGQTFAQKGNLKLHTRNHTGEKPFACSVCGQNFAQKAHLASHMRTHTGEKPFACSVCGQNFTEMGSLKIHTRIHTGEKPFACSVCGQKFAHKGRVASHMRTHTREKPFACSVCGQTFAHKGNLKIHIRTHTGEKPFTCSVCCQRFPSKAEAERHECAGENSRDE; translated from the exons ATGTTGGCAACAACGAAAGTCAAGTAcaaagaggagctttgtggCGCACAAGAAGAGAATGAGCGACTACGTCAACTGATGGACGCTTTTTGCAAGCAGCCTCgagttgtgttgaacagagcag acgtcagtgaaaaatacctttgtcctgagcggcaggagccagagttccctggtgtgaaagaggaggaggacttggAGCCTCTTgaagttaaagaagaggagcagccacagcctcccaacataaaaaaagaggagcggctgccgccatacattaaagaggaggagcatttcacagagttgcccgtgacTGGTGTCCATTTGACGAGTGAAGATaaatgtcaatatgaagagaacaaaggggcggagtCTCCAAGCAGCAACTCGGGACAACAAACAACAGAAGATGACGAGGACCaccgtggaggatcacaagcagacagcaTGTTAGCTCGAATATCAGATGGTGAAGACACGTTACACTCTCCTCAAACCGATGACTATGAAGAGTCTgacggtgatgtgacatgtcacgCTGCCAGCACATGGTGCAAATGCTGTCAGTGTGGTAAAACTTTTGGCTGCCAGTCTCTATTGAGAAGACATATGGTCAGCCACACTGGTGACAAACCTTTTgcatgttcagtttgtggtcaaaattttgctcaaaagggatatttaaaaatacacacaagaacccacactggagagaagccttttgcctgttcagtttgtggtcaaaaatttgctcagaagggaaacttaaaattGCACAcgagaatccacactggagagaagccttttgcctgctcagtttgtggtcaaacttttgctcagaagggaaacttaaaattGCACAcgagaatccacactggagagaagccttttgcctgctcagtttgtggtcaaatatTTGCTCACAAGctaagcttaaaaatacacacaagaacccacactggagagaagccttttacctgctcagtttgtggtcaaacttttgctcaaaagggagatttaaaaatacattcaagaatccacactggagagaagccttttacctgctcagtttgtggtcaaacttttgctcaaaagggatatttaaaaaaacacacaagaaaccacactggcgagaagccttttgcctgttcagtttgtggtcaaaattttgctcgcaagggaaacttaaaattgcacatgagaacccacactggagataagccttttgcctgctcagtttgtggtcaaacttttgctcaaaAGGGAAACTTAAAATTGCACACGAGAaaccacactggcgagaagccttttgcctgttcagtttgtggtcaaaattttgctcagaaggcACACTTAGCAAGCcacatgagaacccacactggagagaagccttttgcctgctcagtttgtggtcaaaattttactGAGAtgggaagcttaaaaatacacacaagaatccacactggagagaagccttttgcctgttcagtttgtggtcaaaaatttgctCACAAGGGACGCGTAGCAAGCcacatgagaacccacactagagagaagccttttgcctgctcagtttgtggtcaaacttttgctcacaagggaaatttaaaaatacacatcagaacccacactggagagaagccttttacctgctcggtttgttgtcaaagattcccaagtaaGGCTGAAGCTGAGAGGCACgagtgtgctggtgagaatagcagAGATGAATGA